A genomic stretch from Bosea sp. F3-2 includes:
- a CDS encoding RraA family protein has protein sequence MPDYRIEAMPEQLPAALVEKLQKVETATIGHSQHWGFMDRGIQPLLRGKRIAAAAVTLAIPGQDSTLLHHTLGLLRPGDILVVDRLGDDKHACWGGGVTVAAKAAGAVGGIVDGPCTDLAEIEDSDFPMWCRGMSPITTRLYNLGGTLNLPISCGNVPVKAGDVILADESGVLVLPRAEAEAIADAAIARQERGERNQARVKAGEKLGDISGATRMVLDALAQKG, from the coding sequence ATGCCAGATTACCGCATCGAAGCCATGCCGGAGCAGCTGCCGGCGGCGCTGGTCGAAAAGCTGCAGAAGGTCGAAACCGCCACCATCGGCCATTCGCAGCATTGGGGCTTTATGGACCGCGGCATTCAGCCTCTGCTGCGCGGCAAGCGCATCGCGGCGGCGGCCGTGACGCTGGCGATCCCCGGACAGGATTCCACCCTGCTGCACCATACGCTCGGCCTGCTGCGCCCCGGAGACATTCTCGTCGTCGATCGGCTCGGCGACGACAAACATGCCTGCTGGGGCGGCGGCGTCACTGTCGCAGCCAAGGCAGCCGGCGCGGTCGGCGGCATCGTCGACGGCCCCTGCACTGATCTCGCTGAGATCGAGGATTCCGATTTTCCGATGTGGTGCCGCGGCATGTCGCCGATCACCACGCGGCTCTACAATCTCGGCGGTACGCTCAACCTGCCGATTTCCTGCGGCAATGTCCCAGTCAAGGCGGGCGACGTCATCCTCGCCGACGAATCCGGGGTACTGGTGCTGCCGCGGGCCGAAGCGGAGGCGATCGCCGATGCGGCCATCGCCCGGCAGGAGCGCGGTGAACGCAACCAGGCGCGCGTGAAGGCCGGCGAAAAGCTCGGAGACATCTCCGGCGCGACCAGGATGGTCCTCGACGCGCTGGCACAGAAGGGCTGA
- a CDS encoding ABC transporter permease: MTGAGRVLSGFAALVYALILAPIIVVVMLSFSADNFILFPPSGYSLRWFRQLAGNGPLLAALWLSVRIAAVVALLSLAVGVPAALALAKGRFAGKDALTGFFLAPLLLPTLITGLALLLFFSPLKLTATLPGLVLGHMTVTVPFVIRMMTTALANLPDDIEAAAATLGATPWRVVRRVTLPLAMPGLIACACLSFLLSFDETVISLFIAGPRASTLPVEMVRYVEGRTDPLIAALSVVLIIATLAVVLVVERLVGVARAVGK; this comes from the coding sequence ATGACCGGGGCCGGCCGCGTTCTCTCCGGCTTCGCTGCGCTGGTCTATGCGCTGATCCTGGCGCCGATCATCGTGGTTGTGATGCTGTCCTTCTCGGCGGACAATTTCATCCTGTTCCCGCCCTCCGGCTATTCGCTGCGCTGGTTCCGGCAACTCGCCGGCAACGGGCCGCTGCTCGCGGCGCTCTGGCTCAGCGTCCGGATCGCGGCGGTGGTGGCACTGCTCTCGCTCGCGGTCGGCGTGCCGGCGGCGCTCGCGCTCGCGAAAGGTCGCTTCGCTGGCAAGGATGCATTGACCGGCTTCTTCCTCGCGCCCCTGCTGTTGCCGACGCTCATCACCGGCCTCGCCCTGCTGCTGTTCTTCTCGCCGCTCAAGCTGACGGCGACGCTGCCGGGGCTGGTATTGGGCCACATGACGGTGACGGTGCCCTTCGTCATTCGGATGATGACGACGGCGCTCGCCAACCTGCCTGATGATATCGAGGCGGCCGCCGCAACGCTCGGCGCCACGCCCTGGCGCGTGGTGCGGCGGGTGACGCTGCCGCTGGCAATGCCCGGACTGATCGCCTGCGCCTGCCTGTCCTTCCTGCTCTCCTTCGACGAGACGGTGATCTCGCTCTTCATCGCCGGCCCGCGCGCATCGACGCTGCCGGTCGAGATGGTGCGCTATGTCGAAGGTCGCACCGATCCGCTCATCGCGGCGCTGTCCGTCGTTCTCATCATTGCCACGCTCGCCGTCGTCCTCGTGGTCGAGCGCCTCGTCGGCGTCGCCCGCGCCGTCGGAAAATAG
- a CDS encoding ABC transporter substrate-binding protein, producing the protein MTGITKGISRRQALAGTGAAVASGLIASPSVILAQTPDTIRFGHLTPRTGFLGPLGEYGVMAVDLAVEEINASGGVNGRKLEALKEDSVNPQTASTKAERMFERDQVACILGEISSASCLTISQVAARNKKLFVNTGGNSDALRGESCNRYMFHVEHQNSMYVKSCGRSLMQQGLVKGKKWFSLTADYAFGHDLLKVAKRFMEGNGGQFAADKLVPTDATDFSALLLEIRAAKPDIVISNLAGNQITNFLKQYSEFGLSFPVAGFGFDTALAWAAGKDNFGGIWPVVWHHLIDTPDSKKFVAAFTKKYGKPPENQAWGDYTAVKIMAQSMNELKSTDTAKILEYWEKGAKFDVMKPRQGYFRASDHQLISEMYTITALPAAQVKNQWDLFSSSPPVPGPNEDMEVIATQGDEAVCKMS; encoded by the coding sequence ATGACTGGGATCACCAAAGGTATTTCGCGCCGTCAGGCGCTCGCGGGAACAGGTGCTGCCGTTGCAAGCGGGCTCATCGCAAGCCCGTCCGTCATTCTCGCCCAGACACCGGATACGATCCGCTTCGGCCATCTGACCCCGCGCACCGGCTTCCTCGGCCCGCTCGGCGAGTATGGCGTGATGGCCGTCGATCTGGCGGTCGAGGAAATCAATGCGTCCGGCGGCGTCAACGGGCGCAAGCTCGAAGCGCTGAAGGAAGATTCGGTCAATCCCCAGACCGCTTCCACCAAGGCCGAGCGCATGTTTGAGCGCGACCAGGTTGCCTGTATTCTCGGCGAGATTTCCTCGGCCTCCTGCCTGACGATCTCTCAGGTCGCGGCGCGCAACAAGAAGCTCTTCGTCAATACAGGCGGCAACTCCGACGCGCTGCGCGGCGAGAGCTGCAACCGCTACATGTTCCATGTCGAGCACCAGAACTCGATGTATGTGAAGAGCTGCGGGCGGTCGCTGATGCAGCAGGGCCTGGTCAAGGGCAAGAAATGGTTCTCGCTGACGGCCGACTATGCCTTCGGCCATGACCTGCTCAAGGTCGCCAAGCGCTTCATGGAAGGCAATGGCGGCCAGTTCGCCGCCGACAAGCTGGTGCCGACCGACGCGACCGACTTCTCGGCGCTGCTGCTGGAGATCAGGGCGGCCAAGCCGGACATCGTGATCTCCAACCTCGCCGGCAACCAGATCACCAATTTCCTCAAGCAGTATTCGGAGTTCGGCTTGTCCTTCCCGGTCGCGGGCTTCGGCTTCGACACGGCGCTCGCCTGGGCTGCGGGCAAGGACAATTTCGGCGGCATCTGGCCGGTCGTCTGGCACCACCTGATCGACACGCCGGACTCGAAGAAGTTCGTCGCGGCCTTCACCAAGAAATACGGCAAGCCGCCGGAGAACCAAGCCTGGGGCGACTATACCGCGGTCAAGATCATGGCGCAGTCGATGAACGAGCTGAAGAGCACGGACACCGCCAAGATCCTCGAATATTGGGAAAAGGGCGCCAAATTCGACGTGATGAAGCCGCGCCAGGGCTATTTCCGCGCCTCGGACCACCAGCTCATCAGCGAGATGTACACGATCACCGCGCTGCCGGCGGCGCAGGTGAAGAACCAATGGGATCTCTTCTCCTCCTCGCCGCCGGTGCCCGGCCCGAACGAGGACATGGAGGTCATCGCCACGCAGGGCGACGAGGCCGTCTGCAAGATGAGCTGA
- a CDS encoding branched-chain amino acid ABC transporter ATP-binding protein/permease, which translates to MSPSSRDYLPLAIAAVALLALPSLMHLIGLGTTSATEVVVFAIACMALNILVGTTGLVSFGHGTWFGIAAYAAGLMQRNWFPGQFVLPILLAVALVAVIAFAFGALILRRRGVYFSLLTLALAAMTYSVAFRWTSVTGGEDGLGGIKRPLFLGMDFETALPFYALVAVIGFGVVYALWRFQRSPVGTVLVAIRENEQRARFLGYATTRYKLVAFTVSAALTGLAGTLLLFNNRMTSADPISVAFSGELLAMVVIGGMRSFLGPALGALFFVVFRDYLSSATENWLFWFGLLFVAFIVFSPEGLVGVGQRLLKPFRKQPAEDAAMSARKAGAVELPDFMKPNDAGDGTILTASGLAKSFGGIKAVEDVSFAMRDRRLHALIGPNGAGKTTAFNLISGLFTPDRGAVRLREHDVAGLSPDAITRAGIGRAFQITNLFPALSVAENVRLAVQARAPERFGFWRTAVGLEQVNDETRQVIATMGLSGIERAEAGSLSYGGQRLLDMSLALATSPRVLLLDEPLAGLAAAERERVGNLIKSISTDLPVLLVEHDIDRVFAIADHVTVMNEGSVLVDGTVEDARSSARVQEIYIGSGAHALAAKPRESAAGDGVLLGLKDVDTFYGKSHILRDVSFDVHDNEIVALLGRNGAGKSTLLKSITGIAPPAEGSIRLAGAEIARQAPAAIARAGVAYVPQGRGLFAGMSVKDNMELGRLRRLTGNGTHWEDEKIFSFFPRIRERWNSPADYLSGGEQQMVAVARALSGDTRVLLLDEPFEGLAPAVVEELFEAFDKLRREIAIVIVDHHLDLALALSDRTVVLERGQVTHIGPSRALSQDLALRRQVLWL; encoded by the coding sequence ATGAGCCCTTCCAGCCGCGATTACCTACCGCTCGCCATCGCAGCGGTCGCCCTGCTCGCTCTGCCGTCGCTGATGCATCTGATCGGCCTCGGCACGACTTCGGCCACCGAGGTCGTCGTCTTCGCCATCGCCTGCATGGCGCTCAACATCCTCGTCGGCACCACCGGCCTCGTCTCCTTCGGCCATGGCACCTGGTTCGGCATCGCGGCCTATGCCGCCGGGCTGATGCAGCGCAACTGGTTCCCCGGCCAGTTCGTGCTGCCGATCCTGCTTGCGGTTGCGCTCGTCGCGGTGATCGCCTTCGCCTTCGGCGCGCTGATCCTGCGCCGGCGTGGCGTCTATTTCTCGCTGCTGACGCTGGCTCTGGCGGCCATGACCTATTCGGTCGCCTTCCGCTGGACCTCGGTGACGGGTGGCGAGGACGGCCTCGGCGGGATCAAGCGCCCGCTCTTCCTCGGCATGGATTTCGAGACCGCCCTGCCCTTCTATGCGCTGGTAGCGGTGATCGGCTTCGGCGTCGTCTATGCGCTCTGGCGCTTCCAGCGCTCGCCGGTCGGCACCGTGCTCGTGGCGATCCGCGAGAACGAGCAGCGCGCTCGCTTTCTCGGCTATGCCACGACCCGCTACAAGCTCGTCGCCTTCACCGTCTCGGCCGCGCTGACGGGGCTCGCGGGCACGCTGCTGCTATTCAACAACCGGATGACCTCAGCCGACCCGATTTCCGTCGCCTTTTCCGGCGAATTGCTGGCGATGGTGGTGATCGGCGGCATGCGCTCCTTCCTGGGGCCGGCGCTGGGAGCACTCTTCTTCGTCGTCTTCCGCGACTATCTCTCGAGCGCGACCGAGAACTGGCTGTTCTGGTTCGGCCTGCTCTTCGTCGCCTTCATCGTCTTCTCGCCGGAGGGGCTGGTCGGCGTCGGCCAGCGCCTGCTTAAGCCTTTCCGCAAGCAACCGGCGGAGGATGCGGCGATGTCCGCCCGCAAGGCCGGTGCGGTCGAGCTGCCGGACTTCATGAAGCCGAACGATGCTGGCGACGGCACGATCCTGACCGCGAGCGGCCTCGCCAAGAGCTTCGGCGGCATCAAGGCGGTCGAGGATGTGAGCTTCGCCATGCGCGACCGCCGGCTGCATGCGCTAATCGGCCCCAACGGCGCCGGCAAGACCACGGCCTTCAACCTGATCTCCGGCCTGTTCACGCCCGATCGTGGCGCGGTGCGGCTGCGCGAACACGATGTCGCAGGCCTGAGCCCCGACGCGATCACGCGTGCCGGCATCGGCCGCGCCTTCCAGATCACCAACCTCTTCCCCGCTCTCTCCGTGGCTGAGAACGTGCGCCTCGCAGTGCAGGCGCGAGCGCCGGAGCGCTTCGGCTTCTGGCGCACGGCGGTGGGGCTGGAGCAGGTCAATGACGAGACGCGCCAGGTCATCGCGACGATGGGGCTGTCGGGCATCGAACGCGCCGAGGCCGGCTCTCTCAGCTATGGCGGCCAGCGCCTGCTCGACATGTCGCTGGCGCTGGCGACCAGCCCGCGCGTGCTGCTGCTCGACGAGCCGCTCGCCGGCCTCGCCGCGGCCGAGCGCGAGCGCGTCGGCAACCTGATCAAGTCGATCTCGACCGACCTGCCGGTGCTGCTCGTCGAGCACGACATCGACCGCGTCTTCGCCATCGCCGACCATGTCACGGTGATGAACGAGGGCAGCGTGCTGGTCGACGGCACGGTCGAGGATGCGCGCTCTTCGGCCAGGGTGCAGGAGATCTACATCGGCTCGGGCGCGCATGCGCTGGCGGCCAAGCCGCGAGAGAGCGCGGCGGGCGATGGCGTGCTGCTCGGCCTGAAGGACGTCGATACCTTCTATGGCAAGAGCCATATCCTGCGCGACGTCTCGTTCGATGTGCACGACAACGAGATCGTGGCGCTGCTCGGCCGCAACGGTGCCGGCAAGTCAACGCTGCTGAAGTCCATCACCGGCATCGCGCCGCCTGCGGAAGGCAGCATTCGCCTCGCCGGCGCGGAGATCGCCCGGCAGGCGCCGGCCGCCATCGCCCGGGCCGGCGTCGCCTATGTGCCGCAGGGGCGCGGCCTCTTCGCCGGCATGAGCGTCAAGGACAATATGGAGCTCGGTCGGCTGCGGCGACTCACCGGCAACGGCACGCATTGGGAGGACGAGAAGATCTTCTCGTTCTTCCCGCGCATCCGCGAGCGCTGGAACTCGCCGGCCGACTATCTCTCCGGCGGCGAACAGCAGATGGTGGCGGTCGCCCGCGCGCTCTCCGGCGATACGCGCGTGCTGCTGCTGGACGAGCCTTTCGAGGGCTTGGCTCCTGCCGTGGTCGAGGAACTCTTCGAGGCCTTCGACAAGCTGCGCCGGGAGATCGCGATCGTGATCGTCGACCATCACCTCGATCTTGCGCTGGCCCTCTCCGACCGCACGGTGGTGCTTGAGCGTGGTCAGGTCACCCATATCGGCCCGTCGCGGGCGCTCAGTCAGGACCTCGCCCTGCGCCGGCAGGTGCTGTGGCTATGA
- a CDS encoding 2-hydroxyacid dehydrogenase: protein MPETIVLLDMTSPERADRLRALLPPGFVLTHGTARGDEHMKQIIAEADYAISGQVGVSADVLQAAKKLKLLHKWGVGYDNIDVAAAKELGITVARTTGSNAVPVAEFALGLTLSALRFIAYGHAELKQGHWATGKLPGDTFMLSGKTVGIVGFGAIGQSLAKLLKGFGCTILYSKRQPLDAAMEAALGAWHAPLPEILAQADVVSLHCPLTPETTNLIDAAALRAMKKTAVLVNVARGGVVNEADLVAGLKAKEIAGAAMDVFSVEPLPADSELLTLDNLVVTPHLAAMAADNFAPTVKRMFDNMARVSRGEPVPERDLVV, encoded by the coding sequence ATGCCCGAGACCATCGTCCTCCTCGACATGACCAGCCCCGAGCGCGCCGACCGGCTGCGCGCCCTGCTGCCGCCCGGCTTCGTGCTGACCCATGGGACCGCACGCGGCGACGAGCATATGAAGCAGATCATCGCCGAAGCCGATTACGCGATCTCCGGGCAGGTCGGCGTCTCGGCCGATGTGCTGCAGGCGGCGAAGAAGCTGAAGCTGCTGCACAAATGGGGCGTCGGCTACGACAACATCGATGTCGCTGCCGCGAAGGAACTCGGCATCACGGTGGCGCGTACGACCGGTTCGAACGCCGTGCCCGTCGCCGAGTTTGCGCTCGGCCTCACGCTCTCGGCGCTGCGCTTCATCGCCTATGGCCATGCCGAGCTGAAGCAGGGGCATTGGGCCACCGGCAAGCTGCCGGGCGACACCTTCATGCTCTCGGGCAAGACGGTTGGCATCGTCGGCTTCGGCGCGATCGGCCAGAGCCTGGCGAAGCTGCTCAAGGGCTTCGGCTGCACCATCCTCTACAGCAAGCGCCAGCCGCTCGATGCCGCGATGGAGGCCGCACTCGGTGCCTGGCACGCACCGTTGCCAGAGATCCTGGCGCAGGCGGATGTGGTCTCGCTGCATTGCCCGCTGACGCCGGAGACGACCAACCTGATCGACGCGGCGGCGCTTCGGGCGATGAAGAAGACGGCCGTGCTGGTCAATGTCGCGCGCGGCGGCGTCGTCAACGAGGCCGACCTGGTCGCAGGGCTGAAGGCGAAGGAGATCGCGGGCGCGGCGATGGACGTGTTCTCGGTCGAGCCGCTGCCGGCCGACAGTGAGTTGCTGACGCTCGACAACCTCGTGGTGACGCCGCATCTCGCGGCGATGGCCGCCGATAATTTCGCGCCGACCGTGAAGCGCATGTTCGACAACATGGCGCGCGTTTCGCGCGGCGAGCCCGTACCGGAGCGCGATCTGGTGGTGTGA
- a CDS encoding 3-hydroxyacyl-CoA dehydrogenase, with translation MTKIAIVGSGLIGRAWATVFASHGFEVALHDVVAGAAAAARAHIATNLGELAEHRLVNDPKGALARIRVASSLADALSGAGFVQENGPETVEAKRALFAEMDDLAAPDTILSSSTSFIMASVFSEGLKGRTRCLVGHPVNPPHLVPIVEIAPAPWTDPAVVERAKAIYEQAGQVPITLRKEKAGFVLNRLQAVLLAEAFRLVGEGVASAEDVDKTIRDGLGLRWSFMGPFETIELNAPGGIPDYCSRYAASLDQMVKSSEGLGNPFEAATVAEVMREWRGTQSAERVKRLSDWRDSRLAALRAHKRAAARKPD, from the coding sequence ATGACCAAGATCGCCATCGTCGGTTCTGGCCTGATCGGCCGCGCCTGGGCGACCGTCTTCGCCAGTCACGGTTTCGAGGTCGCCCTGCATGATGTCGTGGCGGGCGCTGCCGCGGCGGCGCGGGCCCATATTGCCACCAATCTCGGTGAGTTGGCCGAGCACCGGCTCGTCAATGATCCGAAAGGAGCTCTCGCCCGCATCCGGGTCGCGTCGAGCCTTGCCGATGCCTTGTCGGGCGCCGGCTTCGTCCAGGAGAACGGGCCGGAGACCGTCGAGGCCAAGCGTGCGCTCTTCGCCGAGATGGACGATCTCGCCGCTCCCGATACGATCCTCTCCTCCTCGACGTCGTTCATCATGGCCTCGGTCTTCAGCGAAGGCCTGAAGGGCCGCACCCGCTGCCTCGTCGGCCACCCGGTGAACCCGCCGCATCTGGTCCCGATCGTCGAGATCGCTCCGGCGCCTTGGACCGATCCGGCTGTCGTCGAGCGCGCCAAGGCGATCTACGAGCAGGCGGGACAGGTGCCGATCACGCTGCGCAAAGAGAAGGCCGGCTTCGTGCTCAACCGCCTGCAGGCCGTGCTGCTTGCGGAAGCCTTCCGCCTCGTCGGTGAAGGCGTCGCCAGCGCGGAGGATGTCGACAAGACGATCCGCGACGGGCTCGGGCTGCGCTGGTCCTTCATGGGGCCGTTCGAGACGATCGAGCTCAATGCGCCCGGCGGCATTCCCGATTATTGTTCGCGCTACGCCGCCTCGCTCGACCAGATGGTCAAGTCGTCGGAGGGGCTCGGCAATCCGTTCGAGGCCGCCACCGTCGCCGAAGTGATGCGCGAATGGCGCGGCACGCAGTCAGCCGAACGCGTCAAGCGCCTGAGCGACTGGCGTGATAGCCGGCTCGCCGCCTTGCGGGCCCATAAGCGCGCCGCCGCGCGCAAGCCCGATTGA
- a CDS encoding SDR family oxidoreductase, with protein MDLKIDGLRVLVTAGANGIGLATARAFAAEGAKVHVCDVDEAALAALAESDPAITRSICDVSDRKAVARLFDKALAALGGLDCLVNNAGIAGPTGRVDEIAPEDWDSCLAIDLTGQFNCTRLAVAHLKQSGNASIVNLSSQAGKHGFPLRSPYGAAKWGVIGFTKALSAELGEFGIRANAICPGLVEGARIQSVIANKARSFNISHEEMTARLFGAVSIKRFVDPADIARQIVFLASPFGKTISGQEISVCGDTRMLA; from the coding sequence ATGGATTTGAAGATCGACGGCTTGCGCGTGCTGGTGACGGCCGGCGCCAACGGAATCGGGCTCGCGACGGCGCGCGCCTTTGCTGCGGAGGGCGCGAAGGTGCACGTCTGCGACGTCGACGAGGCTGCGCTCGCAGCGCTTGCCGAGAGCGATCCGGCGATCACCCGCTCAATCTGCGACGTCTCCGACCGCAAGGCCGTCGCACGGCTGTTCGACAAAGCGCTCGCCGCGCTCGGTGGGCTGGATTGCCTCGTCAACAATGCCGGTATCGCCGGGCCGACAGGCCGCGTCGACGAGATCGCGCCGGAGGACTGGGATTCGTGCCTCGCCATCGACCTGACCGGCCAGTTCAACTGCACGCGGCTGGCGGTCGCGCATCTCAAGCAGTCGGGCAATGCCTCGATCGTCAATCTTTCGAGCCAGGCGGGCAAGCACGGTTTCCCGCTGCGCTCGCCCTATGGCGCTGCAAAATGGGGCGTCATCGGCTTCACCAAGGCGCTCTCGGCCGAGCTCGGCGAGTTCGGCATCCGCGCCAACGCGATCTGTCCCGGCCTGGTCGAAGGGGCGCGCATCCAGAGCGTGATCGCCAACAAGGCGCGCAGCTTCAACATCTCGCATGAGGAGATGACGGCACGCCTGTTCGGAGCCGTCTCGATCAAGCGCTTCGTCGATCCGGCCGACATCGCGCGCCAGATCGTCTTCCTGGCTTCGCCTTTCGGCAAGACGATCTCCGGGCAGGAAATCTCGGTCTGCGGCGACACACGCATGCTGGCCTAG
- a CDS encoding branched-chain amino acid ABC transporter permease, which yields MLTLFIQQVLNGLLDGVYYLLIALGLSLIFSLGGIVNLAHGAFYAIGAYLTIVLAPHVGFGGAIIASPVLVALIGIVIERGLFRHFYRRDPILSLLLTFGLAMVAEQSLRMIFGAPPLSFSIPPALRGQLFIGDFIYSRYRALLIVIAAACVLGLWFLLQRTAFGRVVRAGVQNPDMVGALGISLQPYMMAVAGIGIGLAGLAGVLLAPIYSIHPAMGQEIITPAFVVVVIGGLGSFWGVVVAALMVGLVKGITIGLGYTQWSTAVIYMMMLLVLLFRPRGLFGERIQRFE from the coding sequence TTGCTCACGCTTTTCATCCAGCAGGTGCTGAACGGGCTGCTCGACGGGGTCTATTACCTCCTGATCGCGCTCGGCCTGTCGCTGATCTTCTCGCTCGGCGGCATCGTCAACCTGGCGCATGGCGCCTTCTATGCGATCGGCGCCTATCTCACGATCGTGCTGGCGCCGCATGTCGGTTTCGGCGGGGCGATCATCGCCTCCCCCGTGCTCGTCGCGCTGATCGGCATCGTCATCGAACGCGGTCTGTTCCGGCATTTCTACCGGCGCGACCCGATCCTGTCTCTGCTCCTGACCTTCGGGCTCGCCATGGTCGCCGAGCAGTCCCTGCGCATGATCTTCGGCGCGCCGCCGCTCTCCTTCTCGATTCCGCCGGCGCTGCGCGGGCAGCTCTTCATCGGCGACTTCATCTATTCGCGCTATCGGGCCCTGCTGATCGTCATCGCCGCCGCCTGCGTGCTCGGTCTCTGGTTCCTGCTGCAGCGGACCGCCTTCGGCCGGGTGGTGCGGGCCGGCGTGCAGAACCCGGACATGGTCGGCGCGCTCGGCATCTCGCTGCAGCCCTACATGATGGCGGTGGCGGGGATCGGCATTGGTTTGGCCGGTCTGGCCGGCGTGCTGCTCGCACCGATCTACTCGATCCACCCGGCGATGGGGCAGGAGATCATCACGCCGGCCTTCGTCGTCGTCGTGATCGGCGGCCTCGGCTCCTTCTGGGGTGTGGTCGTCGCGGCGCTGATGGTCGGCCTGGTCAAGGGCATCACCATCGGGCTCGGCTACACCCAATGGTCGACGGCGGTGATCTACATGATGATGCTGCTCGTCCTGCTCTTCCGTCCGCGCGGCCTGTTCGGCGAGCGCATCCAGCGCTTCGAGTGA
- a CDS encoding 3-keto-5-aminohexanoate cleavage protein — protein MAKNRKVMITCAVTGAIHTPSMSPHLPVTPDEIIDAAVGAAEAGAALVHVHARNPKTGQPDQSPEAFEPFLKVIKQRCDAVINITTGGAPTMGVEERLRPCAHFKPEVASLNMGSMNFGLYPMLNRFKEFEHDWERPYLEGSKDRIFKNTFQDIENILTTCAENDTRFEIECYDIGHLYTLAHFADRGLVKPPFFVQSVFGILGGIGPHPEDVAHMKRTADRLFGEDYHWSVLGAGRHQLAIAAMAVSMGGNLRVGLEDSLWLGPGQLAKSNADQVRAARQIVEGLGLEIATPAEARETLKLKGPDKVAF, from the coding sequence ATGGCGAAGAACCGCAAAGTCATGATCACCTGCGCGGTGACGGGCGCGATCCACACCCCGTCGATGTCGCCTCACCTGCCGGTGACGCCGGATGAGATCATCGATGCCGCCGTCGGCGCGGCCGAGGCCGGCGCGGCGCTGGTCCATGTCCACGCCCGCAACCCGAAGACCGGCCAGCCCGATCAGTCGCCGGAGGCCTTCGAACCCTTCCTGAAGGTGATCAAGCAGCGCTGCGACGCCGTCATCAACATCACCACCGGCGGCGCGCCGACCATGGGCGTCGAGGAGCGGCTGCGCCCTTGCGCCCATTTCAAGCCGGAGGTCGCCTCGCTCAACATGGGCTCGATGAATTTCGGCCTCTACCCGATGCTGAACCGCTTCAAGGAGTTCGAACACGACTGGGAGCGGCCCTATCTCGAAGGCTCCAAGGACCGGATCTTCAAGAACACCTTCCAGGACATCGAGAACATCCTGACGACCTGCGCCGAGAACGACACCCGCTTCGAGATCGAATGCTACGACATCGGCCATCTCTACACGCTCGCCCATTTCGCCGATCGCGGGCTGGTGAAGCCGCCCTTCTTCGTGCAGTCCGTCTTCGGCATCCTCGGCGGCATCGGCCCGCATCCCGAGGACGTCGCCCATATGAAGCGCACGGCAGACAGGCTCTTCGGCGAGGACTACCACTGGTCGGTGCTGGGCGCCGGGCGCCATCAGCTCGCGATCGCCGCCATGGCGGTCTCGATGGGCGGCAATCTGCGCGTCGGGCTGGAGGATTCGCTCTGGCTCGGGCCTGGCCAGCTCGCGAAATCGAACGCTGATCAGGTGCGTGCCGCCCGGCAGATCGTCGAGGGGCTCGGCCTGGAGATCGCGACGCCGGCGGAGGCGCGCGAAACGCTCAAGCTCAAGGGACCGGACAAGGTGGCGTTCTGA
- a CDS encoding GntR family transcriptional regulator, which produces MITRVQPPANHEGGSDQPAARRAPDPSALDEVGSLTHETLGERVTGELRELLIAGRLAPGEKLSLRRAAEALGVSMMPVREAVSRLAADKALEVLPGRAVRVPILTLAQFRELTRIRLVVEGFAAEEAARIITPTQIDSIERHEAAFRDAAKADPPDSAGAVAANRHLHFALYEAAGMPSLIEMIGRLWLKAGPILNLDMRHEPRRLDGGSAVLAHAALIAALRRHDPAAARAALEEDIRAAADHIERTARLPE; this is translated from the coding sequence ATGATCACCCGAGTCCAGCCCCCCGCCAACCATGAAGGCGGGTCAGATCAACCCGCCGCGCGGCGGGCACCGGATCCGTCTGCTCTGGACGAGGTCGGCTCGCTCACGCATGAGACACTCGGCGAGCGTGTGACCGGCGAGCTGCGCGAGTTGCTCATCGCCGGACGGCTCGCCCCAGGGGAGAAACTTTCGCTGCGGCGTGCGGCTGAGGCGCTCGGCGTCTCGATGATGCCGGTGCGTGAAGCCGTCAGTCGGCTCGCCGCCGACAAGGCGCTCGAAGTGCTGCCGGGCCGGGCCGTGCGTGTGCCCATCCTCACCCTGGCGCAATTCCGCGAGCTGACGCGCATTCGCCTCGTCGTCGAGGGCTTCGCCGCCGAGGAGGCCGCCAGGATCATCACGCCAACGCAGATCGATTCGATCGAACGGCACGAAGCCGCCTTCCGCGACGCGGCGAAAGCCGATCCGCCGGACAGCGCCGGGGCCGTCGCGGCCAATCGCCATCTGCATTTCGCGCTCTACGAGGCGGCGGGCATGCCGTCGCTGATCGAAATGATCGGGCGTCTCTGGCTCAAGGCCGGACCGATCCTCAATCTCGACATGCGCCACGAACCGCGCCGGCTCGACGGCGGCAGCGCCGTCCTCGCGCATGCGGCCCTCATCGCGGCGTTGCGCCGGCATGACCCCGCCGCGGCGCGCGCCGCGCTGGAGGAGGATATCCGGGCGGCCGCCGATCACATCGAGCGCACGGCGCGGCTGCCGGAATGA